A part of Fimbriimonadales bacterium genomic DNA contains:
- a CDS encoding flagellar hook capping FlgD N-terminal domain-containing protein: MQIQNISSDAFIPELPEKKNALDADAFLRLLVVQLSTQNPLEPMNDRDFFAQMAQLGMVDGIGRMRKGMELAQGASFIGKVVEVLPNDSGGEIVRGVVEAVEMRNGNVNVIVGGMPYGLEQVIRITM; this comes from the coding sequence ATGCAAATTCAGAACATTTCGAGCGATGCCTTCATTCCGGAGTTGCCGGAGAAGAAAAATGCGTTGGATGCGGATGCTTTCTTGCGTTTGCTCGTCGTTCAACTTTCCACGCAAAATCCGTTAGAACCGATGAACGATAGAGATTTCTTCGCACAAATGGCGCAATTGGGAATGGTGGACGGCATTGGACGTATGCGAAAGGGAATGGAACTTGCGCAGGGCGCTTCGTTCATCGGAAAAGTCGTCGAAGTGCTTCCGAACGATAGCGGTGGGGAAATCGTTCGAGGTGTCGTCGAAGCAGTGGAGATGAGAAACGGGAATGTGAATGTCATCGTCGGCGGAATGCCGTACGGTCTCGAACAAGTGATTCGAATAACTATGTGA
- a CDS encoding flagellar hook-length control protein FliK, protein MHIELSAILPSLPQRRPTGQEAPQKATYLLGKVRENVKRDDNDQGQQNTVEKAPASSPNRLVTSKITRRASIGKQSDPGAAGIEQNAEQRLPDRGYQEKPSIPLLGVPFFGGIELPFYLSNTPVSAAIPHTAIRDSAEQREVNSSPANPGDPHRPVGMKSEDGESPRVAIPLIPSRLLIRMSGNPSTPEGGRNLPSSPNQNEVPEIAKDLINRLRSHIEGETPETSHVPENVLRSRSERGGTEETIVEWVSRLIREGVPHRTVLRALRSLFEAEQQSETRAPLSIAPENALDLHNMWERIRGRHTHAENIERVEHRENEPIKAFISEPSIIDFDVEQESVERPATPRSENGIRNSMPGEISPHAVSPSTPDNRPMQRIETRPLLNTVIERLQEMLESKREKTITIQLDPPELGKLSVTVRTQGHRVETEILVSHPDVRTVLEANREQLVHALNSRGLHLGGMHIGAQANPHRDSMPFSVAPVPPVWRHEGISTAENLRPNSLVWFRTSGLDFSV, encoded by the coding sequence ATGCATATTGAACTTAGCGCTATCCTCCCGTCGTTGCCTCAACGGCGCCCGACGGGACAGGAAGCACCGCAAAAGGCGACCTACCTGCTTGGAAAAGTGAGGGAGAACGTAAAGCGTGATGATAATGACCAAGGTCAACAAAACACGGTCGAAAAAGCGCCTGCTTCCTCTCCGAACAGGTTGGTCACATCAAAAATTACGAGAAGAGCAAGTATAGGAAAACAGTCGGACCCTGGGGCTGCTGGGATAGAGCAGAATGCTGAACAGCGATTGCCGGACAGGGGATACCAAGAAAAACCGAGCATCCCGCTTCTCGGAGTGCCGTTTTTCGGAGGTATCGAACTGCCGTTCTATCTTTCAAATACGCCAGTTTCGGCTGCTATTCCTCATACCGCGATAAGAGATTCGGCTGAGCAACGTGAGGTGAATTCATCGCCAGCGAATCCAGGAGATCCGCATCGTCCGGTGGGGATGAAATCGGAAGATGGAGAATCTCCGAGGGTAGCGATTCCATTGATTCCCAGCAGGCTTTTAATTCGCATGTCTGGAAATCCTTCGACTCCAGAGGGGGGGCGAAATCTTCCGAGCAGTCCGAATCAAAACGAAGTTCCGGAAATTGCAAAGGATTTGATCAATCGGCTTCGTTCCCATATCGAGGGTGAAACGCCAGAAACATCGCACGTTCCGGAAAACGTACTGCGCTCACGCTCCGAAAGAGGCGGCACAGAAGAAACGATTGTCGAATGGGTGTCGCGATTGATTCGCGAAGGCGTTCCTCATCGAACAGTGCTTCGTGCGTTGCGAAGTTTATTCGAAGCTGAGCAGCAGTCGGAGACTCGCGCGCCTTTATCCATCGCACCAGAGAATGCATTGGATTTGCATAATATGTGGGAGCGTATCCGAGGGCGACATACGCATGCCGAAAACATCGAACGTGTCGAGCATCGAGAGAATGAACCCATAAAAGCATTTATTTCCGAACCCTCGATAATTGACTTCGATGTGGAACAAGAATCTGTCGAAAGACCGGCAACACCGCGTTCGGAAAACGGCATTCGTAACTCGATGCCCGGCGAAATTTCACCGCATGCTGTTTCACCTTCGACACCAGACAATCGTCCTATGCAAAGAATCGAGACAAGACCTTTGCTGAATACGGTCATCGAACGCTTGCAAGAAATGTTGGAAAGCAAGCGTGAAAAGACAATTACGATTCAACTCGACCCACCCGAGTTGGGCAAGTTGTCCGTAACAGTTCGAACACAGGGTCATCGTGTCGAGACGGAAATACTCGTCTCGCATCCCGATGTTCGCACGGTGTTGGAAGCGAATCGCGAGCAACTCGTTCATGCTCTGAATAGCCGAGGACTTCACTTGGGGGGGATGCATATAGGCGCTCAAGCGAATCCTCATCGAGATTCGATGCCATTTTCGGTAGCACCGGTTCCTCCCGTTTGGCGGCATGAGGGAATTTCCACAGCAGAAAATCTGCGACCAAATTCGTTGGTTTGGTTTCGCACTTCGGGATTGGATTTTAGCGTTTAG
- the hisC gene encoding histidinol-phosphate transaminase, with protein sequence MHSDTPLVYPQGIIGSICETLQVSGVFLSNATYGRVDLSFMSVKETIRKLTPYSPGKPIEELRREFGITGEIIKLASNENPLGPSPKAVEALQKAAKEIHRYPDASGFELRQALAKKHDIPIEQIVLGSGSDELIHYIGLIFLEAGDHQIMADPGFSRYEPLATLVGATTSKVPVDKNGKHDLEAMAREVNEKTKIVWIANPNNPTGTIVRKRELRSFIDDLPKNVVLVLDEAYFDFVEDSEMPDSLEWVRENRADKAKVIGLRSLSKTYGLAGVRIGYGFFPPEFADAIHRIRMPFNANSLAQIAALAALGDKEFLERSKKTNREAIEKLTEICSKYNAKVYESHANFVWADFGRPTQPIYEALLRKGIIVRPGSTFGAPNCLRISVGLPHELEIFEKALGSLL encoded by the coding sequence ATGCATAGCGACACCCCCTTGGTGTATCCACAGGGAATCATCGGCTCAATTTGCGAAACCCTTCAGGTATCAGGCGTCTTTTTATCGAACGCAACTTACGGTAGAGTGGACTTGTCTTTTATGTCAGTCAAAGAAACTATCCGAAAACTCACTCCCTACTCTCCGGGTAAGCCTATCGAAGAACTCCGCAGGGAATTCGGCATTACCGGAGAAATCATCAAACTCGCGAGCAACGAAAACCCCCTCGGTCCGTCACCGAAAGCGGTAGAGGCGTTGCAAAAAGCAGCAAAGGAAATTCATCGTTATCCGGATGCATCCGGATTCGAACTCAGGCAAGCATTAGCGAAAAAACACGATATCCCCATCGAACAAATCGTTTTAGGTTCGGGAAGCGATGAATTGATTCATTACATCGGATTAATCTTTTTAGAAGCGGGCGACCATCAAATCATGGCAGATCCTGGATTCAGCCGTTACGAGCCACTTGCGACTCTCGTCGGAGCGACGACATCGAAAGTCCCTGTAGACAAAAATGGCAAACACGACCTCGAAGCGATGGCGAGAGAAGTCAACGAAAAAACGAAAATCGTGTGGATTGCAAACCCGAATAACCCCACCGGAACGATCGTACGAAAAAGAGAACTGCGAAGTTTTATCGATGATTTACCGAAAAACGTAGTTCTCGTTTTGGATGAAGCGTATTTCGATTTCGTGGAAGATTCGGAAATGCCTGATTCGCTCGAATGGGTGAGAGAAAATCGCGCCGATAAAGCAAAAGTTATCGGACTTCGTTCACTCAGTAAAACGTACGGGCTCGCTGGCGTTCGTATCGGTTACGGCTTTTTCCCCCCCGAATTTGCGGACGCGATACATCGAATACGAATGCCTTTCAATGCGAATTCTTTAGCTCAAATCGCAGCGCTCGCAGCCCTCGGTGATAAAGAGTTTTTAGAGCGCTCGAAAAAAACGAACCGCGAAGCGATTGAAAAACTCACGGAAATCTGTTCGAAATACAACGCAAAAGTTTACGAAAGCCATGCGAATTTCGTTTGGGCGGATTTCGGAAGACCTACTCAACCGATTTACGAAGCGCTCTTACGAAAAGGCATTATCGTCCGCCCCGGTTCGACATTCGGAGCACCGAATTGCCTGCGTATCAGTGTAGGTCTTCCACATGAATTGGAAATTTTCGAAAAGGCGCTTGGGTCGCTTCTCTAA
- a CDS encoding MG2 domain-containing protein, with protein MKSVQPFENWLASRQAAIIIVSIISAVLFGMGIRDDTPLSTVHGIVTLPNGTPMPKARVVLSPDFDIEGRIPPTKTIRTDSEGKFVLTRIPSGSYHIEVVTKAHSLDIPFKNIEEGENELNLILEPSDPFLEVNLTQHVFLPGEEPKIFFEGFDPTNELRLKIYEIRFDKIVEAGGLESVLWPVGRWGKTIPDKDPSFEKLREIKQPLTTRDIEGVFQEEFRLPPLSHGFYWIEADTGLIRNGTYILVSEIALVTKNIRGSLLAYASHLKTGEPIEGANIYIKNGKSLHLLGKTNANGILETNYRTNDENLTFTAQYGNSRALVTSYSYGKQDKYRAFLYTDRPIYRPGNTIHFKGILRRIEGSQLKIANNKTLEIEIRDPENYLLERYQVTTNEMGSFAGSFETNPEGLVGGYTLSCKFEGFEEAITIPVAAYRKPEFSVTVKPDKPYFVRGDKASFTVSAEYYFGGPVVGAQVSAYLYRDHYWGNIAESEEEAEYYLSYYGRGAGSQFIFLKGITDENGKATFSIETDDLPEKSSLDWIYTIDAVVEEQGGKSFSGTGSLLVSRGAFALYVEPTTYVCAPGESIELYVETTRLDNNKPVPNVPVQINYYYEDWTPKSKSTTTNIGTSETTTGENGTSELRITPPRSGSLRIEATAKDNRGNIIVHEVWIWVARENETLNYNYKDLEVTLDKPKYKTGENAKAVINTKHAGVHALVTLEGERVYRKEIVLLKGNTNVYEFPITQELLPNAYISVCYVKNKTFYESDDRLLSYDPKKTIRVEINSDKETYEPGEEATYTIRTLDENNQPVDADCSLAVVDESIFAILEDNRNIYDGFYPIRYNNVNTGYSFPQIYFGDEDKGDIVTEIRRRFLDTAAWIPFIRTGPRGIATVKINLPHNITSWRATVKAATADTAVGSAKQLVTVRKPLMVRLQAPRFFTQGDRTEIRVVVHNATGSDTNVRVRLDATNARIEESKEKIINVSTKTPETVSWYLNTNSPGNIKLTTTAISDNGKSDGMELTLPVLPFGEQLIQFESDAVTTEKTLTFRVNPNAYKASGGLEVTLSPTLASVALETLPYLIYYPYGCIEQTLNSFLPAVIFSAHLPTFSKLDPETFAKVPDIVEKGFTRIRVLQNEDGGWGWADNDSSSPEMTALVLEGFARARSVGYEPPEDSLKRGILFAKSWIENKNTPITKYFTSHIQLLNALARNGERDFVIKKLNTIPWNEPRSVHDDILLLRMFIALGENYKRQQNQFLEAILKKASRSPDSVHWDTETPFYWGAELTAMAAEAITDINPNHPVLPKILRWLMLKRRFGYWWSTKDTASTLFAIVNYLDKTKELEPDYTLDIEINGKIYRSLRINRLNIGMRDLRFLIPISNLKDGENTLHFRLKGKGKAYYSAKLEQLLPRESLPPIEGNNGLKIQRAFYELEPRRTEEGTLRLLPSKNPIESIEKGKLIRVVLRIDAPYGGEFALIECPIPAGCEIEEKEFWDEWHFWYSGIDILDDKIVYLARSLRYGREEIEFTLRAETIGKYRTLPASISNMYNPSIRATSSSTLFEIRP; from the coding sequence ATGAAGAGCGTTCAACCATTCGAAAATTGGTTAGCGTCACGTCAAGCAGCGATTATTATCGTTTCGATCATCAGCGCTGTTCTTTTCGGAATGGGGATTAGAGACGACACACCTCTATCCACCGTTCACGGAATCGTTACACTCCCCAACGGTACACCTATGCCGAAAGCACGTGTGGTTTTATCACCCGATTTCGATATCGAAGGCCGTATCCCCCCCACGAAAACGATTCGCACCGATTCGGAAGGAAAATTCGTTCTCACGAGAATCCCGTCCGGTAGTTATCACATCGAGGTCGTCACGAAAGCGCATTCGTTAGACATCCCCTTTAAGAACATCGAAGAGGGAGAAAACGAACTGAACCTTATACTCGAACCGAGCGACCCGTTTCTCGAAGTCAATTTAACACAACACGTATTCCTCCCTGGAGAAGAACCGAAGATATTTTTCGAAGGGTTCGATCCGACGAACGAACTTCGATTGAAGATTTACGAGATTCGTTTCGATAAAATCGTCGAAGCGGGCGGGCTCGAGTCCGTTTTATGGCCCGTCGGTCGGTGGGGAAAAACCATTCCAGACAAAGATCCCTCCTTCGAAAAACTGCGGGAAATCAAGCAACCACTAACAACTCGAGATATCGAGGGAGTTTTTCAAGAAGAATTTCGTTTACCCCCCCTGTCCCACGGGTTTTATTGGATAGAGGCAGACACGGGATTAATTCGAAACGGCACTTATATTCTCGTTTCGGAAATCGCCCTCGTCACGAAAAACATTCGCGGCAGTCTCTTGGCTTATGCGAGCCACTTGAAAACGGGAGAACCTATCGAAGGAGCGAATATCTATATAAAAAACGGAAAATCGCTGCATCTTTTAGGAAAAACGAACGCTAATGGCATCCTCGAAACGAACTACCGAACGAACGACGAAAACCTCACTTTTACGGCGCAATACGGAAACTCGCGCGCTTTGGTTACAAGTTACTCCTATGGAAAGCAAGACAAGTATCGTGCATTCCTCTACACCGACCGTCCTATTTATCGTCCAGGAAATACGATTCATTTCAAAGGCATCCTCCGCCGCATCGAAGGTTCGCAATTAAAAATTGCGAACAACAAAACTTTGGAAATCGAAATACGAGACCCCGAAAACTACCTTCTGGAACGTTACCAAGTTACGACGAATGAAATGGGCTCTTTTGCAGGTTCTTTCGAAACGAATCCGGAAGGACTCGTAGGCGGATATACTCTGAGTTGTAAATTCGAAGGTTTCGAAGAAGCCATAACTATCCCCGTAGCCGCATATCGCAAACCGGAATTCTCTGTCACTGTAAAACCAGACAAGCCTTATTTCGTCCGCGGCGACAAAGCATCCTTCACCGTCTCTGCTGAATACTACTTCGGAGGTCCCGTGGTGGGGGCACAAGTTAGTGCGTATCTTTACCGTGACCATTATTGGGGAAACATTGCGGAGTCCGAAGAAGAAGCGGAATATTATCTTAGTTATTACGGTCGCGGTGCCGGCTCGCAGTTTATCTTTTTGAAAGGAATTACAGATGAAAATGGAAAAGCCACATTCAGCATCGAAACGGATGATTTACCAGAAAAAAGTTCTTTAGATTGGATATATACCATTGATGCAGTCGTCGAAGAACAAGGGGGAAAGTCTTTTTCAGGAACAGGCTCGCTTTTAGTCTCTCGCGGTGCGTTTGCGCTCTATGTAGAACCTACGACTTATGTCTGCGCACCAGGAGAGAGCATCGAACTTTACGTTGAAACAACTCGATTAGATAATAACAAGCCAGTTCCGAACGTCCCTGTGCAAATAAACTATTATTATGAAGACTGGACACCCAAATCGAAATCGACCACAACCAATATAGGAACTTCAGAAACGACGACAGGAGAGAATGGTACGAGTGAACTCCGAATCACCCCTCCACGCTCAGGAAGCTTACGTATAGAGGCTACAGCCAAAGACAACCGAGGAAACATCATCGTTCACGAGGTGTGGATATGGGTCGCTCGTGAAAACGAAACGCTGAATTACAATTACAAAGACCTCGAGGTTACACTGGATAAACCCAAATACAAAACGGGGGAAAACGCAAAAGCGGTTATCAATACGAAACATGCGGGGGTGCATGCCCTGGTAACACTCGAAGGTGAACGGGTTTACCGCAAAGAAATCGTGCTTCTGAAAGGGAATACCAACGTTTACGAATTCCCCATCACGCAAGAACTTCTCCCCAATGCCTATATTTCCGTTTGTTACGTCAAAAACAAAACTTTTTACGAATCGGACGACCGGCTTCTCTCTTACGACCCGAAAAAAACCATACGCGTCGAAATAAATTCCGACAAAGAAACCTATGAGCCAGGTGAAGAAGCCACCTACACTATTCGAACTTTAGATGAAAATAACCAACCGGTAGACGCAGACTGCTCCTTGGCGGTCGTTGACGAATCTATCTTCGCGATACTAGAAGACAACAGAAACATATACGATGGTTTTTATCCGATAAGATATAACAACGTAAATACGGGTTATTCTTTTCCTCAGATCTATTTCGGTGACGAAGATAAAGGAGATATCGTTACGGAAATACGAAGGCGATTCCTCGACACTGCCGCTTGGATTCCATTTATACGCACCGGTCCTCGAGGAATTGCCACGGTAAAAATAAATCTGCCTCACAACATCACCTCCTGGCGCGCAACAGTAAAGGCAGCAACCGCAGACACAGCGGTGGGTTCTGCAAAACAATTGGTTACCGTGCGTAAACCTCTCATGGTGCGTCTGCAAGCGCCTCGCTTCTTCACACAAGGTGACCGAACGGAAATTCGAGTCGTCGTGCACAATGCAACCGGCTCAGACACGAATGTGCGCGTTCGACTCGACGCAACAAACGCTCGAATTGAAGAAAGCAAAGAAAAAATCATAAACGTTTCTACGAAAACCCCAGAGACTGTAAGTTGGTATCTTAACACGAATTCACCTGGAAACATCAAACTCACAACAACTGCCATATCCGATAACGGCAAAAGCGACGGCATGGAACTAACGCTTCCTGTTTTGCCGTTCGGTGAACAACTCATCCAATTCGAGAGTGACGCAGTAACGACTGAAAAAACCTTGACATTTCGCGTAAACCCGAATGCTTATAAAGCTTCCGGTGGATTAGAAGTAACCCTCTCACCCACTCTCGCCTCTGTGGCATTGGAAACACTTCCCTATCTCATTTATTATCCGTACGGATGCATCGAACAGACTCTCAATAGTTTCCTTCCCGCGGTAATTTTCTCCGCTCATTTGCCTACCTTTTCCAAACTCGACCCAGAGACCTTCGCAAAAGTTCCTGATATCGTCGAAAAAGGTTTTACTCGCATTCGCGTTCTCCAAAATGAGGACGGAGGATGGGGATGGGCAGACAACGATTCTTCTTCTCCGGAAATGACTGCATTGGTGCTCGAAGGTTTCGCGCGCGCAAGAAGTGTTGGATACGAACCACCAGAAGATAGTCTAAAACGTGGAATCCTCTTTGCAAAATCTTGGATAGAAAACAAGAACACCCCCATTACAAAATATTTCACCAGTCATATTCAACTATTGAATGCACTTGCACGCAACGGGGAAAGGGATTTCGTGATAAAAAAATTAAACACGATTCCCTGGAACGAGCCGAGAAGCGTTCACGACGACATTCTCCTTCTCCGCATGTTCATCGCATTAGGAGAAAATTACAAACGACAACAAAACCAATTTCTGGAAGCCATATTGAAAAAAGCCTCACGATCACCGGACTCCGTACATTGGGATACTGAAACTCCTTTTTACTGGGGCGCGGAACTCACCGCAATGGCTGCCGAAGCGATAACCGACATCAACCCGAATCACCCCGTATTGCCGAAAATCCTCCGTTGGCTAATGCTGAAACGCCGATTCGGTTATTGGTGGAGCACGAAAGACACAGCGTCCACCCTTTTTGCAATCGTGAATTATTTAGACAAAACGAAAGAATTAGAACCGGATTACACATTAGATATCGAAATCAACGGGAAAATATATCGTTCTTTACGAATTAATCGCTTGAATATCGGAATGCGCGATTTACGATTTTTGATTCCTATATCGAATCTAAAAGACGGAGAAAATACGCTCCATTTTCGTCTAAAAGGAAAAGGGAAAGCCTACTATTCGGCGAAACTGGAACAATTACTCCCGAGAGAATCCCTTCCGCCGATCGAGGGTAACAACGGTCTTAAAATTCAGCGTGCGTTTTACGAACTTGAGCCACGCCGAACCGAAGAAGGAACATTGCGTTTACTTCCGAGCAAAAACCCTATAGAAAGCATCGAAAAAGGGAAACTCATTCGAGTCGTTTTGCGCATTGATGCTCCTTATGGCGGGGAATTTGCTTTGATAGAATGTCCAATTCCTGCAGGATGCGAAATCGAGGAAAAAGAATTCTGGGACGAATGGCATTTTTGGTATTCGGGAATTGATATACTGGACGATAAAATCGTATACCTCGCAAGGTCTCTTCGATACGGTCGAGAAGAAATCGAATTCACCCTTCGCGCAGAAACCATCGGAAAATATCGCACTCTTCCAGCGAGCATCAGCAATATGTATAACCCGAGCATTCGGGCGACATCCTCGAGCACGCTCTTCGAAATACGTCCATGA
- a CDS encoding VanW family protein has protein sequence MKRIILTCILLVPTIFGSFGLITQKPSWVRIATYSTSLQGRTLSQKHNSILAAQKLDGVVIPPGKVFSFNKTVGTWSRYEGYRKAPVSYNGQMIKAWGGGVCQTSTTLYNTALLAGLEIIERNQHRFAPEYVPPGRDAAVAFENIDLRFKNPYPFPILIKNRTTNERLQFEILGKKPLNCKIQIVHEIHKVNVPKEFSLQSSSFVSRTAHPGNPGFAVTVYRVFQSDRGIRKELVSRNSYPSAPRITFSSR, from the coding sequence ATGAAAAGAATCATCCTAACTTGCATTTTATTAGTCCCGACGATATTCGGGTCATTCGGTTTGATAACACAAAAACCCTCTTGGGTGCGCATTGCGACATATTCGACATCGCTGCAAGGAAGAACACTTTCACAAAAACATAATTCGATTCTTGCCGCTCAGAAACTCGATGGCGTGGTAATTCCACCGGGTAAAGTTTTTTCATTCAACAAAACTGTGGGAACATGGTCTCGCTACGAAGGATATCGAAAAGCACCCGTGAGTTACAATGGTCAAATGATAAAAGCATGGGGAGGCGGTGTTTGTCAAACTTCTACGACCTTATATAACACTGCGCTTCTCGCAGGGTTGGAAATCATCGAAAGAAATCAGCACCGTTTCGCTCCTGAATATGTCCCCCCCGGTCGTGACGCTGCTGTCGCATTCGAAAATATAGACCTCCGTTTCAAAAACCCTTATCCCTTTCCCATTCTCATTAAAAATCGAACAACGAATGAAAGACTGCAATTCGAAATCCTCGGCAAAAAACCTCTAAATTGCAAAATCCAAATCGTTCACGAGATTCACAAAGTGAACGTTCCGAAGGAATTTTCCTTACAGTCCTCCTCCTTTGTTTCCCGAACAGCACATCCGGGAAACCCCGGTTTTGCGGTCACAGTTTACAGGGTCTTCCAATCGGATAGAGGAATTCGCAAAGAACTGGTTTCTCGAAACTCTTACCCCTCGGCCCCGAGAATCACCTTTTCCAGCCGGTAA
- a CDS encoding NTP transferase domain-containing protein, whose translation MQDKSDISAISPNKRVEVYLLAAGKSERLGVNKQLLRLGSETILSHMARKFFEAGLKRVRVIGRVDDELLAREAFELGLRYIINLQPELGMVGSILEALDDCHSEWMALCPADMPLLEVGTIERCASMLDKGYSVIQPICEGIRKHPVFLKDNTWLSLRGAIRDGKTLRDFLMTQDIYTVHTENCKQFRDVDTLEDYREILREFEKN comes from the coding sequence ATGCAGGACAAATCCGATATATCCGCAATATCGCCGAATAAGCGCGTCGAAGTTTATTTACTCGCTGCGGGAAAAAGCGAGAGATTAGGTGTCAATAAACAACTCCTGCGTTTAGGGAGTGAAACGATTTTGAGCCATATGGCGCGAAAATTTTTCGAGGCAGGATTGAAACGGGTTCGTGTTATCGGAAGAGTGGATGACGAATTGCTGGCACGTGAAGCGTTCGAATTGGGTTTGCGCTACATTATTAATTTACAACCGGAACTGGGCATGGTCGGTTCGATTCTCGAAGCATTAGACGACTGCCATTCTGAATGGATGGCTTTGTGTCCCGCGGATATGCCCTTACTCGAGGTGGGAACTATCGAGCGATGTGCGTCTATGCTGGATAAAGGCTATTCGGTAATCCAGCCAATTTGCGAGGGAATACGGAAACACCCTGTTTTTTTGAAAGATAACACTTGGCTTTCTTTACGGGGGGCGATTAGGGATGGGAAGACATTAAGAGATTTTTTGATGACGCAGGATATTTATACGGTACACACCGAAAACTGTAAGCAATTTCGAGATGTGGATACTTTGGAGGATTATCGGGAGATATTGCGGGAATTCGAGAAAAATTAA
- a CDS encoding DinB family protein, translated as MNVESLLHYQERSFAKSPWHSLMGALKGISEEVFFWVPPKHHGFPWMDGSIRDIVYHVTGDKLVQISTAFEGGIVTWDTLKSELEKENMETMMKQLQEANNKVVNKLRDLSDEELPLKVSTWGGKRMTIMEFFLMLIEHDIYHAGQIRYIRNIAE; from the coding sequence ATGAACGTCGAAAGCCTTTTACACTATCAAGAGCGCTCCTTTGCAAAGAGCCCATGGCATAGTTTGATGGGTGCATTGAAAGGAATCAGCGAAGAAGTTTTCTTTTGGGTTCCACCTAAACATCACGGGTTTCCATGGATGGACGGTTCGATTCGAGATATCGTGTATCATGTTACAGGCGATAAATTGGTGCAAATTAGCACTGCTTTCGAAGGAGGAATCGTGACATGGGACACGTTGAAAAGTGAATTGGAGAAAGAAAATATGGAAACGATGATGAAACAACTCCAGGAGGCAAATAATAAGGTCGTAAATAAGTTACGGGATTTGAGCGACGAAGAGTTGCCTTTAAAAGTAAGCACGTGGGGCGGAAAAAGAATGACCATTATGGAGTTTTTTTTGATGCTCATCGAGCACGATATTTATCATGCAGGACAAATCCGATATATCCGCAATATCGCCGAATAA
- a CDS encoding SEC-C metal-binding domain-containing protein: MLENPLLKAWPEFEQVDAKFLSSMIEKTQKRIEMHFFEYRKHVLEYDDVLNAQREFIYSMRREYVLGKDARPTIQEYIDETLEEVVHRHNPAFSEYEKWDYHTLFRDLTMIFPAMDYGTPEDLEALKDEETILETVKRWAHNAYEARIREIGDENFRQLERFLLLQAITQKWTEHLQLVERLREGIGLRGYGQVDPLIAFKKESHSIFEDTLRGIRELVVTRIYRATIQRQPQVAPPSPRMERIDAKATTRTGNGEIDWSKVKRNDPCPCGSGKKFKHCHYREVVGG; encoded by the coding sequence ATGCTCGAAAATCCGCTTTTGAAAGCATGGCCCGAATTCGAACAAGTAGATGCGAAGTTTTTGAGTTCTATGATCGAAAAGACTCAGAAACGAATCGAGATGCATTTCTTCGAATATCGAAAGCATGTGTTGGAATACGACGACGTGTTGAATGCGCAGCGCGAGTTTATTTACAGCATGCGGAGGGAATACGTATTAGGAAAAGACGCTCGCCCCACCATTCAAGAATATATCGACGAGACATTAGAAGAAGTCGTTCATCGTCATAATCCTGCATTTTCGGAATACGAGAAATGGGATTATCATACGCTTTTCCGAGATTTGACGATGATTTTCCCTGCGATGGATTATGGAACTCCGGAAGATTTGGAGGCATTGAAAGACGAGGAAACCATTCTCGAAACGGTGAAGCGATGGGCGCACAATGCTTACGAGGCGAGGATACGCGAAATCGGCGACGAGAATTTCCGCCAGCTCGAGAGGTTTCTTTTATTGCAAGCCATCACGCAGAAGTGGACAGAACACTTGCAATTGGTTGAGCGATTGCGCGAAGGAATCGGACTTCGTGGCTACGGGCAAGTTGACCCGTTGATTGCATTCAAAAAAGAAAGCCATTCGATTTTCGAAGATACGCTACGTGGCATTCGAGAGTTGGTCGTAACCCGCATTTATCGTGCGACGATCCAGCGCCAACCGCAAGTAGCCCCCCCGTCTCCGCGGATGGAAAGAATAGATGCAAAAGCAACGACCCGAACGGGGAACGGAGAAATCGATTGGTCGAAAGTCAAACGCAATGACCCATGCCCTTGCGGAAGCGGGAAGAAATTCAAGCACTGCCACTATCGAGAAGTTGTCGGCGGTTAG